The Drosophila biarmipes strain raj3 chromosome X, RU_DBia_V1.1, whole genome shotgun sequence genome includes the window TCGTTTCAGGGCTTGCGGCTCcttctgctgctcctggtGGCAGGCGCATGCGCGCGGCCAGAAAGCAGCCATGACTCCTCcccgcatccgcatccccaTGCCGCGCTGGAGGAAGGTGAGCAAGGAACAGCCATACCGGCTCCTATATCCACGGCCGACAATGTGGCCGTAGGTGAAGCCACTACGACATCAACTCCGGCCGAGACAGTGGCCCAAAATGCGTCCAATTCAGAGTCTGTGACAGAAAcgacaaccacaacaacagcatcGGCCTCATCCACGTCCACGGCCTCCTCCACCTCGACCACTTCGGccgctcctccgccgccggcTGCTCCTGAGGTACCGGAGTACTTCAAGCATTGCTTCTATGCCGAGGAGCAGCTGTGCGGTGGCCACACCTTCGAAGGACGAACCGATGTCATCGAGGGCCAGGCCTCCACAACGCCCCAATCGGACTCCCACAGTAGGGGAGCACTTGGTAATGGCCAGTGCCACTGCAAGGAGCATCCGGCGAAGCCCAACTCCTGGTACTGCTGCAATATATCGCAGCTGACGATGATCTCGAGCTGCAGCAACATATCCAAATGGACCAATCTGCACGTGCGCAACATGACCATGGAGGACATGGACCTATCCAgtccaattttccgatctcTGCAGTCGCTTGCCGTGACCGATGGCAACATCACGCGACTGGTGAACGCCTTTCCACGGCTCTCGGCTCTCAAGTGTCTGAATATATCGAACAACAACATCTCGGAGATCCAACCGCGGGCGGTCAAGGATGTGCCCCAGCTGGAGTTCTTTGGCATGTCCAACAACAATCTATCCCTAGTGCCGCATCGCAATCAGAACAAGAACATCACGCTGGATATCAGGTGAGTCAATACCATGGATGTTTAGCGAAGGAGACATTAAAATCCAGACTCCTTGCAGTGGCAACATGCGCATGTTGTGCAACCCGCTCAACGAGATCATCTACAACGAATCCATCAACTTTGTAAACCCCAAGCACTCCTACTGCCAGTACAACGTCACCAGCACCTGGTTTCAGTCCACAGACAAGGTGTCCGTCGAGCAGTTGGAGAACAGAAAGCGCTGCATGACCAATTGCCCGGTTATTCCGAACTACGGCAGTTGCAATTGCACGCTGCAGAACATCATGATCATACAGGACAACCAGTCGAAGCCCCAGTGCCATGTCGACTGCTCCAATCTCGGCCTGGTGGAGCTGCCGCAACGTCTGCCGGACAACACGTTTATGCTGAATATCACAAACAACAAGATAACCAGCCTGGGCGATTACTTCCAGACGAATCCCACCTACCACAACATCAACCGCCTGGTCGCGGACAACAATCAGATATCCTCCATCTACGAGTTCGAGGGCACCAAGTTCATCGAAACCTTCCAGCGCATCTACATGCGGAACAACTCGCTGAGCAAGGTGAGTGGAGAGCATCCCTTGTCGCCAAGCTGCTCCGGACTAAGAGTCACCCTATCAAAACTATAGATTCCCGAGTATTTCCTAAACAATGCCCTGATGGACTCGGGCCTGGGTCGTCGCATCTACCTGGCTGGCAATAAGCTGCAGTGCGACTGCAACTCGGCCAAGACGCTGCAGAACTGGCTAAAGGAGCGCAGCTCCGACATACCCGACTACATGGAGATCCGCTGTCGCAACCTGCCGCAGAGTGTCATCGAGCTGCAGGAGGCCAAGCTGTGCCAATCCCCGCCCGACTGGACCGACTACATATACTATTTGATAGCCGCCGAGGTCATCCTGCTGCTGGCACTCATTGCCAAGGTGTCCTACGACTATTGGATCTTCAAGACGGCCGGCTATCTGCCATGGCCAGCTAGCAAAATGCCCAAGTTGCCCTGCGATTGGCTGTGTGAATCGTAGAACTGTTTCTCGAGGACCATATAGAGCAACCGATGGACAGACAGAAAACTTTGACCGTGACATAATCACATGACAGAACGTATTTCCATACGTGTTCCAATCCAATTCTATATATCCGACTGCGGAACTATGTGCCTTTTATATAGATATGTGAACGATTTTTGTTGTTACTAGTCCTAAGAACTGTATGCATGTACTTGTCGTATTGTAGTGGGTG containing:
- the LOC108023370 gene encoding protein halfway; protein product: MLAHSHGLRLLLLLLVAGACARPESSHDSSPHPHPHAALEEGEQGTAIPAPISTADNVAVGEATTTSTPAETVAQNASNSESVTETTTTTTASASSTSTASSTSTTSAAPPPPAAPEVPEYFKHCFYAEEQLCGGHTFEGRTDVIEGQASTTPQSDSHSRGALGNGQCHCKEHPAKPNSWYCCNISQLTMISSCSNISKWTNLHVRNMTMEDMDLSSPIFRSLQSLAVTDGNITRLVNAFPRLSALKCLNISNNNISEIQPRAVKDVPQLEFFGMSNNNLSLVPHRNQNKNITLDISGNMRMLCNPLNEIIYNESINFVNPKHSYCQYNVTSTWFQSTDKVSVEQLENRKRCMTNCPVIPNYGSCNCTLQNIMIIQDNQSKPQCHVDCSNLGLVELPQRLPDNTFMLNITNNKITSLGDYFQTNPTYHNINRLVADNNQISSIYEFEGTKFIETFQRIYMRNNSLSKIPEYFLNNALMDSGLGRRIYLAGNKLQCDCNSAKTLQNWLKERSSDIPDYMEIRCRNLPQSVIELQEAKLCQSPPDWTDYIYYLIAAEVILLLALIAKVSYDYWIFKTAGYLPWPASKMPKLPCDWLCES